Part of the Desulfobacterales bacterium genome is shown below.
TCAACCACACCGCTCCGCAGGTCATAGCGGTTTTAATGCGCTGTCTGGAGATTCCGCTGTGCCGGGAAAGAATCTCACAGGCCGTCAGCAAATTATCGGGTCCGATCGGGATGGTCAGTGTCAGTTTTTTCATAAGCAGCTCGGTTCATGCGAAAATCAGTAACGGTTGATCACACGGATACCTGTCGGCAGAAATAATACCAGCTTGTCCCGGGTTTGGGAAGGCATAATAACAGTCAGGCGTCGGGAGTTATCCGATCAAGTTTAATTCTTTTCAAGGAGGTATTATGCCGGATGTAAAAAAAATTACGTTTATCGTTACGCATTCAGATGATGATCCCGAACTGGCCACGATTCCGTTTATGCTGGCTACCGGCAGCATGGCCATGGGGATTCAGCCGGTTGTGATGCTTCAGAGTAAGGGGGTGATGATTGCGCTCAGGGGGTTTGCCAGCCACATTCATTTTGAAAAAGCCAATCCGCTCAAGGATCTGGTTGATGTGTATATCGAGGCCGGTTTTAAACTGCTGGTATGCTCCCCTTGCATGGAAAAGCGAAAAATGAAGCAGGATGATTTGATAGACGGTGCGCTTG
Proteins encoded:
- a CDS encoding DsrE family protein encodes the protein MPDVKKITFIVTHSDDDPELATIPFMLATGSMAMGIQPVVMLQSKGVMIALRGFASHIHFEKANPLKDLVDVYIEAGFKLLVCSPCMEKRKMKQDDLIDGAL